The following proteins come from a genomic window of Nostoc sp. ATCC 53789:
- the pgmB gene encoding beta-phosphoglucomutase — protein MQTKDHSRHFIYTDWILIETQFDPEQLQSKETVFTIGNGYLGTRGSFEEGYPHSLPATFINGVYDDVPVVYTELVNCPDWLPLIVIVNGDRFRLDQGEILSYDRQLDLRQGLVIRALRWRSPSGNTIDISFERFASLADPHVLALRCHLTPIDFDGLIEIQASINGYPENQGFNHWEGLDQGKTDQGIWLQRRTRHSRIELGMAAKVTILGAEASLQVNTAPGYPTLSSNFLAKAQQVVTVEKLVTIFTSQEIDTPVSAAQEKLAQLPDYATLQKANQQAWDEVWQQSDILIEGDSTATFAVRYNLFQLLIAGARNDDRVSIPAKTLSGFGYRGHIFWDTEIFMLPLFIFTQPAIARNLLTYRWHTLAGARRKAAHYGYKGAMFAWESADTGDEVTPRWALGNDFYGEDVRIWCRDREIHINADIPYAAWNYWQTTGDDEWMQKCGAEIILDTAIFWASRVEFNPERQQYEIRGVIGVDEYHELVHNNAFTNRMTQWHLEKAIAVYDWLVQKFPERARELEEKLQLTVQERSHWQDIINKILFLYDPSTELIEQCEGFFQLEDINLADYEPRDRSMQPILGVEKINKYQVIKQPDILMLLYLMRESADFPYSEKALQANWDYYAPRTDITYGSSLGPAVHAILASDLGKSTEAYEVFLHALMVDLEDNRGNTSDGIHGASAGGIWQAVIFGFGGIQITENGPVANPHLPDGWTRLKFKLHWGNKWHDFDLRKGQIPQDITRQLEYLQLSLSPNPTNEAGGRGQGAEGKSDSSLSVSSSPIPNSQSPNIQGFIFDLDGVLTDTAELHYLAWKKLADEEGIPFNRQDNEALRGVSRRASLMLILGDRPYSEAQIQEMMERKNRYYVELIQNMTSKDLLPGAIAFLDELRQAGIKIGIGSASKNARTVIERLGIADKVDAIADGYSVQQPKPAPDLFLYSAKQLGLEPAQSVVVEDAAAGIEAALAAGMWAVGLGPVERVGAAHVVLPSLEGIKWADLRARLSDIARQKHSGTSK, from the coding sequence ATGCAAACAAAAGACCATTCTCGCCATTTTATTTACACAGACTGGATATTAATCGAAACCCAGTTTGACCCTGAACAATTGCAATCAAAAGAAACCGTCTTTACAATCGGCAATGGATACTTGGGAACAAGAGGTAGTTTTGAGGAAGGGTATCCTCATTCATTACCAGCTACTTTTATCAACGGTGTCTACGATGATGTACCGGTGGTGTACACGGAACTGGTAAATTGCCCTGACTGGCTACCCTTGATAGTAATTGTGAATGGCGATCGCTTCCGTCTCGATCAAGGTGAGATATTGAGCTACGATCGCCAACTCGATCTCCGTCAGGGATTAGTCATCCGGGCTTTGCGTTGGCGTTCTCCTAGTGGAAACACCATAGACATCAGCTTTGAACGCTTTGCCAGTCTTGCAGATCCGCACGTGTTGGCGCTACGCTGCCATTTAACGCCAATAGATTTTGATGGGTTAATCGAAATTCAAGCTAGTATCAACGGCTATCCCGAAAATCAGGGTTTCAATCACTGGGAAGGACTAGATCAGGGCAAAACTGACCAAGGAATCTGGTTGCAACGCCGCACCCGCCACTCCCGAATTGAACTCGGAATGGCTGCTAAGGTGACAATATTAGGTGCTGAAGCATCTTTGCAAGTCAATACTGCACCTGGTTATCCAACCTTAAGCAGTAACTTCTTGGCCAAGGCGCAACAGGTCGTAACAGTAGAAAAATTAGTGACAATTTTTACCTCGCAGGAGATTGATACCCCAGTCTCAGCCGCTCAAGAAAAACTCGCACAGCTGCCAGACTACGCAACACTACAAAAAGCCAATCAGCAGGCATGGGATGAGGTTTGGCAGCAAAGTGACATCTTGATTGAGGGGGATAGCACAGCTACTTTTGCTGTTCGCTACAATCTGTTTCAGCTGCTGATTGCTGGCGCACGCAATGATGATCGGGTGAGCATTCCTGCTAAAACCCTTTCGGGGTTTGGCTATCGCGGTCATATATTTTGGGATACAGAAATTTTTATGCTGCCTCTATTTATATTTACCCAGCCAGCGATCGCTCGAAACTTACTTACTTACCGTTGGCACACCTTAGCAGGAGCTAGACGCAAAGCGGCCCATTACGGCTATAAAGGGGCAATGTTTGCCTGGGAAAGTGCTGATACTGGAGATGAAGTAACACCACGTTGGGCACTCGGAAATGATTTTTATGGTGAAGACGTGCGGATTTGGTGTCGCGATCGCGAAATTCATATCAATGCAGATATCCCCTACGCCGCTTGGAATTACTGGCAAACCACTGGTGATGATGAGTGGATGCAAAAGTGCGGCGCAGAGATCATCTTAGATACCGCTATCTTCTGGGCCAGTCGGGTAGAATTCAATCCTGAGCGTCAACAGTATGAAATTCGCGGCGTGATCGGAGTGGATGAATACCATGAACTCGTTCACAATAATGCCTTTACAAACCGGATGACACAATGGCATTTAGAGAAAGCGATCGCAGTCTATGATTGGTTGGTTCAAAAATTCCCCGAACGAGCCAGAGAATTAGAAGAAAAACTACAACTCACCGTTCAAGAGCGATCGCACTGGCAAGATATTATCAACAAAATATTGTTTCTCTATGACCCATCAACAGAACTCATTGAGCAGTGTGAGGGGTTTTTCCAATTAGAAGATATAAATTTAGCAGACTACGAACCACGCGATCGCTCTATGCAACCGATCTTGGGTGTTGAGAAAATCAACAAATATCAAGTAATCAAACAACCAGATATATTGATGCTTCTTTATTTAATGCGAGAATCAGCAGATTTTCCCTACAGCGAAAAAGCATTGCAGGCAAACTGGGATTACTACGCACCCCGTACCGATATTACTTATGGTTCCTCCCTTGGCCCAGCAGTTCACGCCATCTTAGCTTCCGATTTGGGCAAATCAACTGAAGCTTACGAAGTGTTTCTGCACGCATTAATGGTGGATCTTGAAGATAACCGAGGTAACACCAGCGATGGAATTCATGGTGCTAGTGCTGGTGGCATTTGGCAAGCTGTAATTTTTGGATTCGGTGGCATCCAAATCACCGAAAATGGCCCAGTAGCTAACCCCCATCTGCCTGATGGCTGGACGCGCCTGAAGTTTAAACTGCATTGGGGCAATAAATGGCACGATTTCGATCTCCGCAAAGGACAAATCCCCCAAGATATAACTCGTCAACTAGAATATCTCCAACTTTCCCTATCCCCAAATCCCACAAATGAGGCAGGGGGCAGGGGGCAGGGGGCAGAAGGCAAGAGTGATTCTTCTTTATCTGTCTCATCTTCCCCAATCCCGAATTCCCAGTCCCCCAACATCCAAGGATTCATTTTCGATTTAGATGGTGTGCTGACAGATACAGCAGAACTTCATTATCTAGCTTGGAAGAAGTTAGCAGATGAAGAGGGGATACCGTTTAATCGGCAGGATAACGAAGCGCTGCGGGGTGTATCTCGTCGTGCTTCCCTCATGCTGATTCTTGGGGATAGACCTTATTCGGAAGCACAAATCCAAGAGATGATGGAGCGGAAGAATCGCTACTATGTAGAATTGATTCAAAATATGACATCCAAGGATTTGTTACCAGGTGCGATCGCCTTTTTGGATGAACTGCGACAAGCTGGGATTAAAATCGGCATTGGTTCAGCCAGCAAAAATGCCCGCACAGTAATCGAGCGATTGGGCATTGCTGATAAAGTAGATGCGATCGCAGACGGTTATAGTGTACAGCAACCCAAACCAGCACCCGATCTATTTTTGTACTCAGCCAAACAGCTAGGACTTGAACCAGCACAATCTGTAGTTGTAGAAGATGCCGCAGCAGGCATTGAAGCGGCTCTAGCTGCTGGAATGTGGGCAGTAGGACTTGGCCCCGTTGAACGAGTTGGAGCCGCTCATGTTGTCTTACCCAGCCTAGAAGGTATCAAATGGGCAGATTTAAGAGCCAGATTGAGTGACATTGCCAGACAAAAACATTCAGGGACTTCCAAATAA
- a CDS encoding PAS domain-containing sensor histidine kinase, translated as MNLDDLALQIELMRKRVALLQRQSEQQKAQEDIEFITDVFKELYLALEEMQIANEDLQQQNEELFNAQQSLIAQGQRYQELFEEVPDAYLVTDPRGVIQEANSAAQNMLNISKNFLLGKPLGIFVLEKELIAFHLKLTHLSDRAETPDWKMQEWEANMRPRNKTPIVAAMKVAAIRNQQGNLVGLRWLLRDISESKRIQAKLQWAEEAMRLALAKEREFSELTSRLLTTASHEFRNPLATIHSSAELLEHYRHLWSDERQQIHLRRIQTSVMHITQLLDDVLVLNQDETGKLEFNPTPLNLVEFCRDLLEELEQSDRSQHAIVFSSECQCTSANLDAKLLRQILSNLFSNCLKYSPIGSTVKFSVTTANERAIFQTQDSGIGIPPADIEHIFEPFHRASNTGNIPGMGLGMSIVKQAVDLHGGEIIVESAIDAGTTFTVILPFSRNLYV; from the coding sequence GTGAATTTGGACGATTTAGCCTTACAGATAGAGCTTATGCGTAAGCGCGTCGCCCTTTTGCAACGCCAGAGTGAACAGCAAAAAGCACAGGAAGATATTGAATTCATCACAGATGTATTCAAGGAACTCTACCTAGCTTTGGAAGAAATGCAAATAGCTAATGAAGACTTACAGCAACAGAATGAAGAATTATTTAACGCTCAACAGTCTTTGATAGCACAAGGTCAACGCTACCAAGAATTGTTTGAGGAAGTACCAGATGCCTATTTGGTAACTGATCCAAGAGGAGTAATTCAGGAAGCTAATTCTGCCGCCCAGAATATGTTGAACATCTCAAAGAATTTCCTGTTGGGCAAACCTTTAGGAATTTTTGTGCTTGAGAAAGAACTGATTGCTTTTCATTTGAAACTGACTCATCTGAGCGATCGCGCCGAAACTCCAGACTGGAAAATGCAAGAGTGGGAAGCAAATATGCGGCCACGTAACAAAACACCCATTGTTGCTGCGATGAAGGTGGCTGCTATCCGTAATCAACAAGGTAACTTAGTTGGTCTGCGTTGGCTATTGCGCGATATTAGCGAAAGCAAGCGCATTCAAGCCAAGCTGCAATGGGCAGAAGAGGCGATGCGACTAGCGCTTGCCAAAGAAAGAGAGTTTAGTGAACTTACATCCCGATTGCTCACCACCGCCTCTCATGAATTTCGCAACCCTTTGGCTACCATCCACTCTTCGGCAGAACTACTAGAACATTATCGCCATCTATGGAGCGACGAGCGCCAACAGATTCACCTACGTCGCATTCAAACATCTGTTATGCATATAACCCAGTTGCTGGATGATGTACTGGTGCTGAATCAGGATGAAACAGGCAAGTTAGAGTTTAATCCAACACCCCTAAATTTGGTCGAATTTTGCCGCGATCTATTAGAAGAATTAGAACAGAGCGATCGCTCCCAACACGCGATCGTTTTTAGCAGTGAGTGCCAATGTACCTCAGCTAACCTAGACGCTAAACTACTGCGACAAATCTTGAGTAATTTATTCTCGAATTGTCTAAAATACTCTCCCATTGGTAGCACAGTTAAGTTTTCTGTAACCACTGCCAACGAGCGAGCTATATTCCAGACTCAAGACTCTGGTATTGGCATTCCTCCTGCTGACATTGAACACATATTTGAACCCTTCCATCGCGCCAGTAATACAGGCAATATCCCAGGAATGGGATTAGGGATGTCCATCGTCAAGCAGGCTGTAGATTTACATGGCGGCGAGATTATTGTCGAAAGTGCGATCGATGCAGGAACTACCTTTACAGTCATCCTGCCATTTTCGAGAAATTTGTATGTATAG
- a CDS encoding Rrf2 family transcriptional regulator produces MVISNKSEYALLALLELATCYPKGEALQIREIAVLQDIPNRYLEQLLATLRRGGLIKSIRGAKGGYVLARDPGKITVLDAFSCMEGSDIVVSDSEPTPNTVEGELIQEVWQEARQAANSVLEKYTLQDLCERRSLRKQKELMYYI; encoded by the coding sequence GTGGTAATCTCTAACAAATCAGAATACGCACTTCTAGCCCTGTTAGAGTTAGCAACCTGCTACCCTAAGGGTGAAGCGCTGCAAATTCGAGAAATAGCGGTCTTACAAGATATACCAAACCGCTATTTGGAACAACTTCTGGCAACATTAAGACGTGGAGGTTTAATTAAAAGTATACGCGGAGCCAAAGGTGGCTATGTTTTGGCACGAGACCCTGGAAAGATTACAGTGTTAGATGCTTTTAGCTGCATGGAGGGGTCAGATATTGTTGTATCTGATTCTGAGCCGACTCCCAACACGGTAGAAGGTGAGCTAATTCAAGAAGTCTGGCAGGAAGCACGTCAAGCTGCTAACTCCGTTTTGGAAAAATATACACTCCAAGACCTTTGTGAACGAAGATCGCTAAGAAAGCAGAAGGAACTCATGTATTACATTTAG
- a CDS encoding transposase translates to MKKIPQTDAIFENVFRENQASDENHKSLRVSIDTKAKVKIGNLSRGGKARTLEAKAADDHDTQWQEVLVPFGILNTHSQQLSIYFGQSAETSDFIVDCLTAWWHENQHNYLELDEWVIDLDGGAATRSDRTQFIKRMVELSDAINLRIRLIYYPPYHSKYNPIERCWATLENYWNGAILDSVETALHWASNMTWKGIAPIVHLVETTYEKGIKVLSQELEQYQPFWQRSETLPKWDITIVPV, encoded by the coding sequence TTGAAAAAGATTCCCCAAACAGATGCCATATTTGAGAATGTGTTCCGGGAGAATCAGGCATCAGATGAGAATCACAAATCGTTGAGAGTGTCTATTGATACTAAAGCCAAAGTGAAGATTGGGAACCTTTCTAGAGGTGGTAAAGCCCGGACACTGGAGGCAAAAGCCGCTGATGACCACGATACACAGTGGCAAGAAGTCTTAGTTCCATTTGGTATTCTCAACACACACAGCCAGCAGCTATCAATTTACTTCGGTCAGTCGGCTGAAACTAGTGATTTTATTGTCGATTGTTTAACCGCTTGGTGGCATGAGAATCAACACAATTACCTTGAGCTTGATGAATGGGTGATTGATCTCGATGGCGGTGCGGCGACTCGCAGTGACCGCACACAATTTATCAAACGCATGGTTGAACTGTCTGATGCGATTAATTTAAGAATCCGACTGATTTACTATCCTCCCTACCATAGCAAGTACAATCCGATAGAACGGTGTTGGGCTACTTTAGAAAACTATTGGAATGGCGCGATTTTAGATTCTGTTGAAACCGCACTACATTGGGCTTCTAATATGACTTGGAAAGGTATTGCACCCATTGTACATCTGGTTGAAACCACCTATGAAAAAGGAATTAAGGTTCTTTCACAAGAGTTAGAACAATATCAACCTTTCTGGCAACGTTCTGAAACATTACCCAAATGGGATATCACGATTGTCCCAGTTTGA
- a CDS encoding pentapeptide repeat-containing protein, which translates to MPEVNSQQPINTAATLVESYAAGKRDFSKAELGDADLQGINLKGCDLSYADLSEANLSGANLRGTDLSFADLEQANLRDADLRGALLMSANLRQADLKGVKLEKADYDRSTHFPQDFDPVKAGMQIKVED; encoded by the coding sequence ATGCCTGAAGTTAATTCTCAACAGCCCATAAATACTGCCGCTACTCTTGTGGAGAGTTATGCAGCAGGAAAACGGGACTTTAGTAAAGCAGAACTGGGTGATGCCGATTTGCAAGGCATTAACTTGAAAGGATGTGACCTGAGTTATGCTGACTTGAGTGAAGCTAACCTAAGTGGCGCTAATCTCAGGGGAACCGACCTGAGTTTCGCCGATCTCGAACAAGCTAATCTGAGGGATGCCGATCTTAGGGGAGCATTGTTGATGTCAGCGAATCTCCGCCAAGCCGATCTCAAAGGAGTAAAGCTAGAAAAAGCAGACTACGATCGCAGCACCCATTTTCCCCAAGATTTCGACCCAGTGAAAGCTGGTATGCAAATAAAAGTTGAAGATTAA
- a CDS encoding DUF2243 domain-containing protein, whose translation MEAKSGTINRRAPLITAGIFLGVGLGGFIDGILLHQILQWHHMLSSIRPLTNRANIDLNMVWDGFFHTLDWVFTATGLVLLWRAGRRDDVPWSSQTFIGSILIGSGLFDLVEGLIDHQILGVHHVKPGPNELAWDLGFLAFGVLLVVIGWIMIKKESLVKSH comes from the coding sequence ATGGAGGCAAAAAGTGGAACCATCAACCGACGCGCACCATTAATTACTGCTGGGATTTTTCTTGGTGTGGGTCTTGGGGGGTTTATTGATGGAATTTTACTGCATCAGATCCTCCAGTGGCATCACATGCTTAGTAGCATTCGACCTCTGACAAACAGAGCGAATATCGATTTGAACATGGTGTGGGATGGGTTCTTTCATACCTTAGATTGGGTATTCACGGCCACTGGACTTGTGTTACTATGGCGTGCTGGCCGGCGTGATGATGTTCCTTGGTCATCACAGACCTTTATTGGATCAATACTGATTGGTAGTGGGTTGTTCGACTTGGTTGAAGGTTTAATTGACCACCAAATTCTCGGTGTTCATCATGTGAAACCAGGCCCAAATGAGTTAGCTTGGGATCTAGGATTTTTGGCATTCGGTGTGCTACTTGTTGTTATCGGCTGGATAATGATAAAAAAGGAGTCATTAGTCAAGAGTCATTAG
- a CDS encoding DUF4129 domain-containing protein has product MPTDTFEKTSWSWQLSQFQQQAGEWWEYQFYRFEKTLPELPNGWSISPWLGELLKFLFWLVIGLFIVWVGWQLWREFSPYVYSWLNRSGNLTDFRAKTRSSEASIALLLERSQEFYRQGNYREACRCVYLAMLQQLHQKAIAPHKLSRTDGEYLQLLRSSVTPIQPYETLITTHEQLCFGNAEILPDNYEQCRQAYREISPE; this is encoded by the coding sequence ATGCCTACAGATACTTTTGAAAAAACTAGCTGGAGTTGGCAGCTTTCCCAATTTCAACAACAAGCGGGAGAATGGTGGGAATACCAGTTTTACCGCTTTGAGAAAACTCTACCAGAATTGCCTAATGGATGGTCGATTAGCCCTTGGTTAGGTGAGTTGCTGAAATTTCTGTTTTGGCTGGTAATTGGCTTATTTATAGTTTGGGTAGGTTGGCAATTATGGCGGGAATTCAGCCCTTATGTATATTCTTGGCTGAATAGAAGTGGAAATCTGACTGATTTTCGTGCAAAAACTCGCTCTAGTGAGGCATCCATAGCACTTTTGTTGGAGCGATCGCAAGAATTTTATCGTCAAGGTAACTACCGTGAGGCTTGCCGTTGTGTCTATTTAGCAATGTTGCAGCAGTTGCATCAAAAAGCGATCGCACCCCACAAACTCAGTCGTACAGATGGAGAATATCTGCAATTGCTGCGATCATCTGTAACTCCCATACAACCTTACGAAACTTTAATTACCACTCACGAGCAATTATGTTTTGGGAATGCCGAGATTTTGCCAGACAATTATGAGCAGTGTCGGCAAGCTTATCGGGAAATTTCCCCAGAATGA
- a CDS encoding aspartate aminotransferase family protein, which translates to MSLQTLVDQATISPDSGSVASSPFDADSFNEAVMSTYGRFPLALERGAGCRVWDTQGREYLDFVAGIATCTLGHAHPVMVEAVTRQIQKLHHVSNLYYIPEQGELAKWLVEHSCADRVFFCNSGAEANEAAIKLARKYAHTVLDIEKPIILTANASFHGRTLATVTATGQPKYQKYFDPLVPGFYYVNYNDINAVEVAISELDEGDYRVAAILIEPLQGEGGVRPGDVAYFKKLRQICDETGILLIFDEVQVGMGRSGKLWAYEHLGVEPDIFTSAKGLGGGIPIGAMMSKKFCDVFQPGEHASTFGGNPFVCGVALSVCQTLERENILQNVQDRGEQLRSGLRAIAAKYPQQIGEVRGWGLINGLELRADIQLTAADIVNAAIKEGVLLVPAGPKVVRFVPPLIVTEAEVNTALQAVDKAIAVLTK; encoded by the coding sequence GTGAGCCTACAAACTCTCGTTGACCAAGCCACCATCTCCCCAGATTCAGGGTCTGTAGCATCTAGTCCCTTTGATGCAGATAGCTTCAATGAAGCTGTCATGTCTACCTACGGTCGGTTTCCTTTAGCTCTAGAACGGGGTGCTGGATGCCGGGTTTGGGATACACAGGGGCGAGAATATCTGGACTTTGTAGCGGGAATTGCCACTTGCACTTTGGGACACGCCCATCCAGTTATGGTAGAAGCGGTAACACGCCAAATTCAGAAGCTGCACCATGTCTCTAATTTGTACTATATTCCTGAACAAGGTGAATTGGCAAAATGGCTTGTTGAACATTCTTGTGCCGATCGCGTATTTTTCTGCAACTCTGGAGCTGAAGCTAACGAAGCTGCAATTAAACTGGCGCGGAAATATGCCCACACAGTATTAGACATTGAAAAACCAATTATTTTAACCGCCAATGCCAGTTTCCACGGGCGGACTTTGGCCACCGTTACCGCTACAGGACAACCGAAATATCAAAAGTATTTTGATCCTTTGGTTCCTGGGTTCTACTACGTAAATTACAACGATATTAACGCTGTGGAAGTGGCGATTAGTGAGTTGGATGAAGGTGATTACCGGGTAGCGGCAATTCTGATTGAGCCATTGCAGGGAGAAGGCGGTGTGCGTCCGGGAGATGTTGCTTATTTCAAAAAGCTCCGGCAGATTTGCGATGAAACTGGCATTTTATTGATTTTTGACGAAGTGCAAGTTGGTATGGGGCGCAGTGGCAAATTATGGGCTTACGAACATCTTGGCGTTGAGCCGGATATCTTCACCAGTGCCAAAGGCTTAGGTGGCGGTATTCCCATCGGTGCAATGATGAGTAAGAAATTCTGCGATGTTTTTCAGCCAGGGGAACACGCCAGCACATTTGGCGGCAATCCTTTTGTGTGTGGTGTAGCACTCAGTGTTTGCCAGACATTGGAACGGGAAAATATTTTGCAGAATGTGCAAGACAGGGGTGAACAGTTGCGATCTGGGTTGAGAGCGATCGCAGCGAAATATCCTCAGCAAATTGGCGAAGTTCGGGGTTGGGGTTTAATCAACGGTTTGGAGTTGCGAGCCGATATCCAATTAACCGCAGCAGATATTGTCAATGCTGCCATCAAAGAGGGTGTATTACTAGTACCAGCCGGGCCAAAAGTAGTCCGGTTTGTGCCACCGTTAATTGTCACAGAGGCGGAAGTAAACACTGCCTTGCAAGCTGTAGACAAGGCGATCGCGGTTCTCACCAAATAG